The DNA sequence GACAAGACTAATGTGGTAGCAGATACATTGAGCTGCAAGGCTGAGTTGGCAGCCATTTCCATGGTTGAAGAAGATATTTTGTATACCATCAAGTAAGGGTTATATAATGATCCATTAGCCAAGAAATTGGTGAAATTGGCTAAAGAAGGTAAGACTAAACGATTTTGTCTAGAAGACAACCTTCTCTACACCAAAGGGAGAAAACTATACGTCTCTAAGTGAAAAAATCTAAGGAAAAAGCTAGTAAAGGAATGCCACGATACCAAATGGGCTGGTCATCAGGGCCAACGAAGGACCTTGGCACTTATTGAATCTTCCTATTATTAGCCTCAAATGAGGGATGAAGTAAAGAGTTATGTGAAGACTTGTCTTGTGTGTCAacaagataagattgaaaataAGACACCAAGTGGATTGTTGGAACCTCTGTTGCCTCCAGAGCGACCGTGAAAAAATGTATCTTTAGATTTCATCTTTGCCTTACCAAAGTCCGAGGGGTTAGTGGATCGATTTTCGAAGTATGCTACCTTTATACCTGCCTCTACTGACTGCACTGCAAAAGATGCAGCACGACTATTCTTCAAGAATGTGGTAAAGTATTGGGGATCGCCTAAGAGTATCATTAGTGATCGAGATCCGCTCCTCATAGGACGACTATGGAAAGAGCTGTTCAAACTCCTTGGGTTGAAGCTTCATTTCTCAACAAGCTTCCATCCTCAAACCGATGGGCAGACTGAGGGAGTGAATGCTTTACTCGGGTATTACTTGAGGCATTTTGTAAGCGCTAATCAGAAGGATCGGACAAAACTCCTAGACATTGCTCAGTTTTCATACAATCTGTAAAGGAGCGAGTCCACAGGAAAGAGTCCATTCGAGATTGTAACCGGACAACAGCCGCTTACACCACACTCTCTTTCTTCCTTTCACCCAGGGAAGTGCCCTggagcttatcatatgattaaGTCATAGGAAGAACAAGCAGATGTCCCTCGTTCTTACTTTGATAAAGCTGcaaagaagatgaaaaaatAGGCAGATAAGAAGAGGAGGCATGCAAGCAATCAAATGGAAGACAAGATAATGATTAAACTTCTTCCACAACAATTCAAAGTCTTTTGCAAGGTTAATAAGGGCTTAATCTATAAATATGAAGGGTCATTTAAGATCATTGGACGTGTTGGAAAGGTTGCTTACAAAGTACAAGATCCTTTTAAGATCTACCCGGACTCCCATGTGAGTATGTTTAAACCATATCATTAAGATCAAGATGAACTGAGTAGAGGTGACTTGAGTCTGCCTGTACTAATTAGATCCTTTGATAAAGAAATTGAAGAGATCTTAGCTAATCACGTCGTGCGACAAAGAGGAGTACCACCAAGTATTCAATACTTGATTAAGTGGAAAGGACTCCCGATAACTGAAGCCAGCTGGGAAGCTCGTGAAGATGTGGCAATTCCAAGAACACCTAGAGCGTTATCATGACCAAATTGCGACGAGGACATCTGTGCATTAGGTGGGGGAGAATGTCACGGTAAATTTTAGAAGGTTAGATTTAACGGTGTTTGTATAATTTTCTGGAGTGTTTGAGAATGTTCTAAATGGTTTGGAAACATTCTAGAATGTCCTAGAAAGTTGTAGAATACCCTAAAAGGTTTTAGAAGACTCTGGAAAGTCATAGAGTAATCTAGAAGAGTGTTGATGTATATAGAAGTATGAATAGTAGTATGAAATAATCTAGAAACATTTAGAGAAATGTGGTAGGATAAATATTTATAGTGAATATTCTAGATGATCAATCTAGACTACTGATTAGATTTAATTCTAACCATCCATTGAAGAGGTGGATGGCTATAAATAGGGGATGAGAGTTAGACTTTGGGTGTGTGAGTCATTTGTAACAAACACTTGAGTAATAAAGTATTTTTTCCACCAAAACTTTCTTTCTCTTGTGTTCTTAACTTTCTTGCTAAATACTGAGGGTTAGACTGACTTAGTCTTAACTCAAGAGTTTGAGTAAGTTCGAGTGTCGACATAGTAGCGTTGAAATGTGTTTAAAATCGTGACAAATCGCATACTTGTAGTGCAAACCTAcacaatataatattttaaaacataataaacgataatttttatatgtaaaatttaaaacattaatgaatttatctataaataaataaaattttatattaaagaaaaataaataaattatttttatttatgaaaattcAGAATACTGATCTATCAGCTCATGAATGAAATTAATACTTATTATACAGAGATAATCTTTCATAAGTACATAATTAATTTTGtctatttattaataaatttgtcAATATTATGAATTTGTATATGTAAAAATGTAACAATGACCAATATTGTGAAAAGTTAGAGAGATAAAGATATTATTAAATAATGGAAGAGGTACTTAAACTTATGCAATGTGATTCCCTTTTACAAGGAAAGGAAATAGTGTGACAGTGTGACTGCTTGACACGGACACACGGTTGCCATCAGGTCGGTCCTTAACACGAAGCATTCAAATAATGAAAAACACACGTACAATTTCCAACCGGCCTTGTAGTAGCCAATAGTTAGGTTTTGATCTTCGCAAATAATTTGTTTAAGactaatattatattatatttacatACTTAATTTAGCGtttgttttattaaatttaaaattgaaagtGAAAAACATACAGAAGaagtgaaaatgtaaaagatcTATcacttaatttaaaaataatattatcaacttaaaaatcacaaaatctactTCCCACAAATTAAAAGTTAGAGTGTTCATTTGCAGAAACAACAGATAGTTAAACCAAACACATAAGAAAGAGATTGCCGGTATAAACAGTTTAGGAGCCAGAATTGTTCAAAGGTAAAGAAAACTTCAACTTTATACtatttatgattattattattattattgcaggATACAGCTACAAACATACACGTTTTTGCTGCATGAAAGTAAAACCTAATCTAACCATAAATTTGATTTAGCCTATAAATATACATTCAATTCACAGTAGCAGAGCACAGCATATACATACAAACTAAAAATCACTCTCTTCATTCCTTCTTCCTTTCATTACAACTAATACACAATCAAACACTAAAATACTCAGTAATAATGGTTAATGCTGAACGCATGCATGTAATAATGCTTTCTAAGAAGCTGTTGGTTCTATTAGTGGTTCTCTCAGTTTCATCGTCATTGACTTCAGCATCTTTGACTGTGGGTTTCTATGAAAGAACATGTCCACATGCTGAGGCAATTGTGAGAAGCGCTGTGAACAAAGCCATTTCCTTTAACGAAGGAATTGCTCCTGCCTTGATTAGAATGCACTTTCATGATTGCTTTGTCAGGGTAAGTTCATTTCTCATATACTCAACGGTCAACGCTACTTATCATTAATTAAACTAATACATTATTAATATGCTTAAATAATTCttctttgttcttaattttgaattttgatttgattctATAATATTTCCTTTCTGTTTAAATCCAAACGTTTGAGAGACATttgaatttgttaatttttaaacgaaaatatttggtaacttacaaaaatgagtaaaaaacgattaaaaattattttatttaatatttattaattattattaaaattaataaatattaaataaaataattttaatatttttttattttcctaaCATTACCAATTCCTAAAACGCTGTGTTAACATAATATGTTCATATttcataaaatattaattagctTTAATTGCGAAAAcgtaattataatataattaacaaATGTAATAATTCGTACCATGCTTGTGATATTAATTCTGTTATATATGTAGATTTTTGTTGAAGggtttaaaataaattattataatatttcttttagaaatttaattaatgtaagaataaaatccaaacaaaattaaggataaaagttaaattaaatattttaaaatttgttataagGTCaccaaaatacaaaattaaatagaataatattttattaaaaatattaactgaccaatattttttttattcttgtcttaaatttaaattaacaataatcaattccttatttttttatacaaaaaatgtGGGATCACTAGTATTATGTTTTATTCCATTTTTAAAGAGCAATCTTATATAATcaactaaatttattattttttatcttggttAAATACTCTATAgcttaattattaaattataaattgtaaatattaaattttaattttaatagtataaaaataaattattgattgaaaatattgactaataatattgataaaaaatgttaggtaattaattttttttagtcaatattaattaacttttttaaaattattttatttattttaaaatttagatcaTAAATCATAACCTTTTAGTTAATACTAAAATTTgattctccatattttattttataaaaagtgTTATGTCCTTAACAtttctcaattttttaattaacatGGAAATGAAGTTTAacaaattcaataataaaaaacaacGCTCCATGATATCACTCCATGTGCTTGTTGATTCTGACATATATTTGTGCCATTATTGTTATGTTCAGGGTTGTGATGGTTCTGTATTACTAGAATCCACTCCTGGAAACCCAGCTGAGAGAGACCACCCAGCCAACAACCCAAGTCTACGTGGCTTCCACGTCATCGAAGAAGCTAAGGCCCAAATAGAGTCCCTGTGCCCTGAAACGGTGTCGTGCGCAGATATTCTTGCCTTCGCCGCACGCGACAGCGCTTACAAATCCGGCGGCATTAACTACGCCGTACCGGCAGGCCGCAGAGATGGGCGAGTCTCCATCAGCCAAGAAGTAACAGAAAACTTGCCTGCACCAACCTTCAACGCCGACCAACTCATAACCAACTTCGCAAGAAAAGGCTTGTCCGCTGATGAACTCGTTACTCTCTCTGGAGCGCATTCCATTGGTGTATCTCATTGTTCTTCATTCTCGAACCGCTTATATACACCCTTGCCTCAAGACCCTCCTATGGACTCCCAGTTCTCCTCATTGTTGAAAACCAAGTGTCCTTCTAACGTTAATGGCGATGGTGGATTTGATCCGACGGTGGTGATTGACGCATTTACGCCAAAGCGGTTGGACAATAAGTACTATAAGGGATTGATGAAGCAGCGTGGGTTGTTGAGTTCGGATCAAGCGTTGTTGAGCAGTGAATCAACTAGCGAAATGGTGGTAAGCAATGCTAAACATGGTTTGCATTGGTCAGTGAAGTTTGCAAAGGCTATGGTGCGAATGGGGTCTATTGATGTGCTTACAGGCGAACAAGGCGAGATTAGGAGACACTGTAGCGTGGTTAACTAATTACACACAGTTGGCACCGTTTCTTTTAAGCTGAAAACTCACCTACACGTGAAGATGGTAATTAacaatattaaataatttcatatatatttttttaattttattcaccAAGAAAATGTTCATGATTATATTGACGTAATTTTGCattcatattatatatatatatatatatatatatatatatatatatgttacaggaagtatataaaaaaaagtgattAATTTTGTTCGATCTTTAATTCAAGGGTAATAAAGTTGGAACTGAcaaattcaatatatataagTAATTGATATCACGCATGAAGTAATAGTGCTATAtagtt is a window from the Arachis stenosperma cultivar V10309 chromosome 3, arast.V10309.gnm1.PFL2, whole genome shotgun sequence genome containing:
- the LOC130970592 gene encoding peroxidase 5-like — protein: MVNAERMHVIMLSKKLLVLLVVLSVSSSLTSASLTVGFYERTCPHAEAIVRSAVNKAISFNEGIAPALIRMHFHDCFVRGCDGSVLLESTPGNPAERDHPANNPSLRGFHVIEEAKAQIESLCPETVSCADILAFAARDSAYKSGGINYAVPAGRRDGRVSISQEVTENLPAPTFNADQLITNFARKGLSADELVTLSGAHSIGVSHCSSFSNRLYTPLPQDPPMDSQFSSLLKTKCPSNVNGDGGFDPTVVIDAFTPKRLDNKYYKGLMKQRGLLSSDQALLSSESTSEMVVSNAKHGLHWSVKFAKAMVRMGSIDVLTGEQGEIRRHCSVVN